The proteins below come from a single Panicum hallii strain FIL2 chromosome 7, PHallii_v3.1, whole genome shotgun sequence genomic window:
- the LOC112899844 gene encoding uncharacterized protein LOC112899844, with the protein MTNTENLFKMANADTDTAALHKEWDDALCPICMDHPHNAVLLLCSSHDKGCRSYICDTSYRHSNCLDRFKKMKVNDGESSSHPSSSVPGGTRNQNAVQRSRFGLTRESPRLLIDISEPNEASNRQDAIAGEQEENNYNEGPDLTLEAQEVTSGPLESNDVSSSNQLLCPLCRGTVSGWKIIKEARQYLDEKPRACSREACTFSGNYREIRRHARRVHPTTRPADVDPSRRRAWHRLEHQREYGDIVSAIRSAMPGAVVFGDYAIEGGEMFSHDRETSGPSEPSGSLLTTFFLFHMLSSSPIRSGDEPRGASRGLRRQRRRYLWGENLLGLQYDDDDEQEDEEEHDLDEEVQRPRSRRRFIRSRSEERA; encoded by the coding sequence ATGACAAATACAGAGAACTTGTTCAAGATGGCAAATGCAGACACAGATACAGCTGCACTACACAAGGAATGGGATGATGCTCTGTGCCCAATATGCATGGACCATCCGCATAATGCTGTCCTTCTGTTGTGCAGCTCCCATGATAAAGGATGCCGATCCTACATATGTGATACAAGCTATAGGCATTCAAATTGCCTAGACAGGTTCAAGAAAATGAAAGTGAATGATGGGGAGAGTTCTTCACACCCAAGCTCATCCGTGCCTGGGGGTACAAGAAACCAAAATGCTGTCCAGAGATCTCGTTTTGGTCTCACTAGAGAGAGCCCCAGGTTACTCATAGACATATCTGAACCTAATGAAGCTTCCAATCGTCAAGATGCCATAGCTGGAGAACAGGAAGAAAATAACTACAATGAAGGCCCAGATTTGACATTGGAAGCTCAGGAGGTGACCAGTGGCCCTTTGGAGTCAAATGACGTGTCGAGCTCAAACCAATTGTTGTGCCCACTGTGCAGGGGCACCGTTAGTGGCTGGAAGATCATCAAAGAAGCCAGACAGTATTTGGATGAGAAACCGAGAGCTTGCTCACGGGAAGCCTGCACATTTTCTGGTAATTACAGGGAGATTCGTAGACATGCCAGAAGGGTGCATCCCACAACAAGGCCTGCTGATGTGGATCCATCAAGGCGCCGTGCGTGGCACCGCCTGGAGCATCAACGGGAGTATGGTGACATAGTGAGTGCAATCAGGTCCGCGATGCCTGGGGCAGTTGTGTTTGGTGATTATGCTATTGAAGGTGGTGAAATGTTTTCACATGACCGGGAAACCAGCGGCCCAAGTGAACCAAGTGGATCTCTGCTGACAACATTTTTTCTATTTCATATGCTCAGCAGTAGTCCGATTAGATCAGGTGATGAGCCAAGAGGTGCATCAAGGGGCCTGAGAAGGCAGAGGCGACGTTATCTGTGGGGAGAGAATTTATTAGGTCTCCAatacgatgatgatgatgagcaggaggatgaggaagAGCACGACCTAGATGAAGAGGTTCAGAGACCGAGGAGTCGCAGGAGGTTCATAAGATCAAGATCAGAAGAGCGAGCATAA